One Campylobacter concisus DNA segment encodes these proteins:
- a CDS encoding RNA degradosome polyphosphate kinase: protein MKNYKEKMMSENETLFINRELSWLRFNSRVLAQCEKDIPLLEKLKFLAIYMTNLDEFYMIRVAGLKQLFAAGVTTSSSDGMSPLDQLREIRKYLQDEQNLVEAHYKNTVDALSKEGLFIKNYDELDDSLKQKCDEYFFSNILPVIVPIAVDATHPFPHLNNLSFSLAVKLADIEHPEILKYGMIRISRVLPRFTQPSSNVFVPIETIVHRHAEEIFPGYKLISSAAFRVTRNADIVIEEEEADDFMMILEQGLKLRRKGAFVRMQIDKDADADILEFLNFHMKIFHKDIYFSSIPLTLSSLWEIAGSKNFSHLANPPYAPKTLPPFGNGISVFDAIDKEDVLLVHPFESFDPVVSFIREASKDPKVISIRMTLYRVDKNSPIIQSLIDAASDGKQVTVMVELKARFDEENNLHWAKALEDAGAHVIYGITGFKVHAKVSQVIRQIGDKLKFYMHFGTGNYNGSSAKIYTDVSLFTSKEEFSQDTTSFFHILSGYNKNRRLNALSMSPFQIKERIIEKIRVEASKGSEGRIIAKMNALIDEDVINELSRASNAGVKIDLIVRGVCGLRPGVKGKSENIRVRSIIGKYLEHARILYFKHADPKIYISSADWMPRNLERRLELMTPIFEPRLQERLLEILELQLSDNDLAFELQSSGEYAKVARRDGEKVISCHEILENYISKIYKSVKKDTDKAKADMLASKLLKES from the coding sequence ATCAAAAATTATAAGGAGAAAATGATGAGCGAAAATGAAACTCTTTTTATCAACCGTGAATTAAGCTGGCTACGCTTTAACTCAAGGGTGCTCGCTCAGTGTGAAAAGGATATACCTTTACTTGAAAAGCTAAAATTTTTAGCGATCTATATGACAAATTTAGATGAGTTTTACATGATCAGAGTGGCTGGTCTAAAGCAACTTTTCGCAGCTGGAGTGACGACAAGTAGCAGTGACGGCATGAGTCCGCTCGATCAGCTAAGAGAGATCAGAAAGTATCTGCAAGATGAGCAAAATTTAGTCGAGGCTCACTATAAAAACACCGTCGATGCGCTTAGCAAAGAGGGTCTTTTTATCAAAAACTACGACGAGCTTGATGATAGCTTAAAGCAAAAATGCGACGAATACTTTTTCTCAAACATCCTGCCAGTCATCGTCCCTATAGCCGTTGATGCGACCCATCCATTTCCGCACCTAAACAACCTTAGCTTCTCGCTTGCCGTTAAACTTGCTGACATAGAGCATCCTGAAATTTTAAAATACGGCATGATAAGAATTTCAAGAGTTTTGCCAAGATTTACCCAGCCAAGTAGCAACGTTTTTGTGCCGATTGAAACGATCGTGCACCGCCACGCAGAAGAAATTTTCCCAGGATATAAGCTTATCAGCTCGGCTGCTTTTAGAGTGACAAGAAACGCTGATATCGTCATCGAAGAAGAAGAGGCGGATGACTTTATGATGATACTTGAGCAAGGGCTAAAGCTTCGTAGAAAAGGGGCTTTTGTGCGTATGCAGATAGACAAGGATGCAGACGCTGATATCTTAGAGTTTTTAAATTTTCACATGAAAATTTTTCACAAAGATATCTATTTTTCAAGCATCCCGCTCACACTTAGCTCTCTTTGGGAGATAGCTGGGAGTAAGAACTTCAGCCACCTAGCAAACCCGCCCTACGCCCCAAAAACACTGCCTCCATTTGGCAACGGCATCTCAGTTTTTGACGCCATAGACAAAGAGGATGTGCTGCTAGTTCATCCATTTGAGAGCTTTGATCCAGTCGTTAGCTTTATAAGAGAAGCGAGCAAAGACCCAAAAGTGATCTCGATACGCATGACACTTTACAGGGTCGATAAAAACTCGCCGATCATTCAAAGTCTAATAGACGCTGCAAGCGACGGTAAGCAAGTAACCGTGATGGTCGAGCTAAAAGCTAGGTTTGATGAAGAAAATAACTTGCACTGGGCAAAGGCACTTGAAGATGCTGGCGCGCACGTGATATATGGCATCACAGGCTTTAAAGTCCATGCAAAAGTTAGCCAAGTGATCCGCCAGATCGGCGATAAACTTAAATTTTACATGCACTTTGGCACTGGCAACTACAATGGCAGCTCGGCAAAAATTTACACTGACGTGAGCCTATTTACGAGCAAAGAGGAATTTAGCCAAGATACGACCTCGTTTTTTCACATCCTTTCAGGATATAACAAAAACCGACGTCTAAACGCCCTTAGCATGTCGCCCTTTCAGATAAAAGAGCGCATCATCGAAAAGATAAGAGTGGAGGCTAGCAAAGGCAGCGAGGGCAGGATCATCGCTAAGATGAACGCACTAATAGACGAAGACGTGATAAATGAGCTTAGCCGCGCCTCAAATGCAGGCGTAAAGATCGATCTCATCGTTCGCGGTGTGTGCGGACTAAGACCAGGTGTAAAAGGCAAAAGCGAAAACATCAGAGTTCGCTCGATCATCGGCAAATACTTAGAGCACGCTAGAATTTTATATTTTAAACACGCCGATCCAAAAATTTACATCTCAAGTGCTGACTGGATGCCACGAAATTTAGAGCGCCGCTTGGAGCTCATGACACCTATCTTTGAGCCAAGACTTCAAGAGAGGCTGCTTGAAATTTTAGAGCTTCAACTAAGCGATAATGACTTAGCATTTGAGCTACAAAGCAGCGGCGAATACGCAAAAGTAGCTAGACGCGATGGCGAAAAAGTGATCTCTTGCCATGAAATTTTAGAAAACTACATCTCTAAAATTTATAAATCCGTCAAGAAAGACACCGACAAAGCCAAAGCAGATATGCTTGCGAGCAAGCTTTTAAAAGAGAGCTAA
- a CDS encoding nucleoside recognition domain-containing protein — MKESSDTKKLVIGTITLAIAIVFFGGFLQNTYGGIFDFSKLAGQFPEWFKTGSGTSAKGGFLFALSLAPAVMLALGFVAIFEKYHALYAASRLLTPVLKPLIGIPGCCSISLIASTQSTDAGSSTAKFLRQDGLITHKELLIFAAFQFSAGAMITNFLSSFAPVLLVTDKAGNTAPATIAMVLGIVFVFKILGANLMRLYVKKFVKDDEE, encoded by the coding sequence ATGAAAGAGAGTAGTGATACTAAAAAACTCGTCATCGGTACGATCACACTTGCAATTGCGATCGTTTTCTTCGGAGGTTTTTTACAAAACACCTATGGTGGCATCTTTGACTTTAGCAAACTTGCTGGTCAATTTCCAGAATGGTTTAAAACAGGAAGCGGCACTAGCGCAAAAGGCGGCTTTTTATTTGCCCTTAGCCTTGCTCCTGCCGTCATGCTCGCACTTGGTTTTGTCGCTATTTTTGAGAAATACCATGCGCTTTACGCAGCTTCAAGACTGCTAACGCCTGTACTAAAGCCACTTATTGGCATACCGGGATGTTGCTCTATCTCTTTGATAGCAAGCACACAAAGCACCGACGCAGGTAGCTCAACGGCTAAATTTTTGCGCCAAGATGGCCTCATCACACACAAAGAGCTTCTCATCTTTGCAGCCTTTCAGTTTAGCGCTGGTGCGATGATCACAAATTTCTTATCTTCATTTGCACCGGTTTTACTTGTGACTGACAAAGCTGGCAACACAGCCCCTGCTACCATAGCTATGGTGCTTGGTATCGTCTTTGTCTTTAAAATTTTGGGAGCAAATTTGATGAGACTTTATGTCAAAAAATTTGTCAAAGATGATGAGGAGTAA
- a CDS encoding YjiG family protein — protein sequence MTENKLITDVFVEGARKGWDIAVKNTIPNVLMAFVIIHILKVSGALSVIGKFLGFIMLPLGLPGESIAVFMAAFLSWGGSAGVLVALVGDGTLNANDIAVLLPGMALVGSTVQYMGRVLGVLEVPGRHYLVLFGICILNAYLAMFVMSLLV from the coding sequence ATGACTGAAAATAAACTAATAACCGACGTATTTGTAGAGGGCGCTAGAAAAGGCTGGGACATCGCTGTAAAAAACACCATCCCAAACGTGCTTATGGCATTTGTCATCATCCACATCTTAAAAGTATCTGGCGCGCTTAGCGTGATAGGCAAATTTCTAGGATTTATCATGCTCCCACTTGGTCTTCCAGGTGAGTCCATAGCCGTTTTCATGGCTGCATTTTTGAGCTGGGGCGGCTCAGCAGGCGTGCTAGTCGCACTTGTGGGAGATGGTACGCTAAACGCAAACGATATCGCTGTCTTGCTCCCTGGCATGGCGCTAGTTGGCTCGACTGTGCAGTACATGGGACGAGTTCTAGGCGTGCTTGAAGTACCAGGCAGACACTATCTCGTACTTTTTGGAATTTGCATCCTAAATGCCTATTTAGCGATGTTTGTGATGAGCTTACTCGTATAA
- a CDS encoding M20/M25/M40 family metallo-hydrolase, whose product MKDSEINEYLADLKELTDIESPTSSINGVNEVAAWFKKRAEILGLKSRSIELDTDKVAPCLFISNDLEAKSYDFLFIGHMDTVFPVGTKADVLFKKIDERINALGAIDDKGGSLLSLYVIKELDLSKLKIGLFLNSHEETGSNFAKDAIRELAKKSRYALVVEPAREDGSMVATRKGVVSYVLNFRGVSAHAGNHPERGRSAVVEAANFIVELSKLTDFKAGHTFNSIMTKGGDAQNVVPDFASVTFEMRYRHASSVEFLRKKMDEILSHQLVPDITCERILINEEAPMIDEINLPNIKKVFDEAAATTGTKVTWVDAGGLSDGNISASAGCPTIDGLGPTGGNMHTKNEYLEINSVVKKCNLIVEAIKKLS is encoded by the coding sequence ATGAAAGATAGTGAAATAAATGAATATTTAGCTGACTTAAAAGAGCTAACCGACATCGAAAGCCCAACTTCAAGCATCAACGGCGTAAATGAAGTTGCAGCTTGGTTTAAAAAAAGAGCTGAAATTTTAGGCTTAAAAAGTAGGAGCATAGAGCTTGACACCGACAAAGTTGCTCCTTGCCTTTTTATCTCAAACGACCTTGAGGCAAAAAGCTACGACTTTTTATTCATAGGTCACATGGACACCGTTTTTCCTGTGGGAACAAAGGCTGATGTGCTATTTAAAAAGATAGATGAGCGCATAAATGCACTTGGCGCAATCGACGATAAAGGCGGTAGCCTGCTCTCGCTCTACGTCATCAAAGAGCTTGATTTAAGCAAGCTAAAAATCGGCCTATTTTTAAACTCACACGAAGAGACTGGCTCAAATTTCGCCAAAGACGCCATAAGAGAGCTAGCCAAGAAGTCGCGCTACGCCCTAGTTGTCGAGCCTGCAAGAGAAGATGGTTCGATGGTGGCTACTAGAAAGGGCGTGGTCTCTTATGTGCTAAATTTCCGTGGTGTTAGCGCACACGCTGGTAACCACCCAGAGCGTGGCCGTTCAGCTGTCGTGGAGGCTGCAAATTTCATCGTTGAGCTTTCAAAACTCACTGATTTTAAGGCAGGACATACATTTAATAGCATAATGACAAAAGGCGGTGACGCCCAAAACGTCGTGCCAGACTTTGCTAGCGTGACATTTGAGATGAGATATCGCCACGCTAGCTCGGTGGAGTTTTTACGCAAGAAAATGGACGAAATTTTATCTCATCAGCTCGTGCCAGACATTACTTGCGAGCGCATACTCATAAACGAAGAAGCTCCGATGATAGACGAGATAAATTTACCAAATATCAAAAAGGTCTTTGACGAGGCTGCCGCAACAACAGGCACGAAGGTCACTTGGGTCGATGCTGGCGGACTAAGCGATGGCAACATCAGCGCATCAGCAGGCTGTCCTACGATAGATGGCCTTGGTCCAACTGGCGGCAACATGCACACGAAAAACGAGTATCTAGAGATAAACTCGGTCGTCAAAAAGTGCAACCTCATAGTTGAAGCTATCAAAAAACTTTCGTAG
- a CDS encoding UbiD family decarboxylase domain-containing protein encodes MCQCENLLWQKLCSKFGVKCTVLSDDELLAKFQSVAPNVRELRQFKKQSKTPICVLKFEKDRPVKELFAKFLAFKEFFKLLVVVDMQNYLENPYMLLWRVTNNIDALRDIYIEGENFCVDATSKDELEGYTRGWPMQTDCDREVVAELVKRGVVKDEPKLFHKFEIFG; translated from the coding sequence TTGTGTCAATGTGAAAATTTACTTTGGCAAAAACTTTGCAGTAAATTTGGAGTTAAATGTACGGTCTTAAGCGACGATGAACTTTTGGCTAAATTTCAAAGCGTTGCGCCAAATGTCAGGGAGCTTAGGCAGTTTAAAAAGCAGAGTAAAACGCCTATTTGTGTGTTGAAATTTGAGAAAGATCGCCCTGTAAAAGAGCTATTTGCCAAGTTTTTGGCGTTTAAGGAGTTTTTCAAGCTACTGGTTGTTGTGGATATGCAAAACTATCTAGAAAACCCATATATGCTACTTTGGCGTGTGACAAATAACATCGACGCCTTGCGTGATATTTACATCGAGGGCGAAAATTTCTGCGTGGATGCGACGAGCAAGGACGAACTAGAGGGCTATACTCGTGGCTGGCCTATGCAAACTGACTGCGACCGCGAGGTGGTGGCTGAGCTTGTAAAGCGTGGTGTGGTGAAAGATGAGCCAAAGCTTTTTCATAAATTTGAGATATTTGGGTAG
- a CDS encoding 3'-5' exonuclease — MKPKKQRLENSIEILARQNLGYHEFILKFSDIEEISSLIDVRDLDMWRTLGLDITRNESNEIELGTRFRDISEQEFCVVDIETTGGTTNGQIIEIGAIKMKNGAEIGRFESFIAAPVVPENITELTGIKASDLVGAPNLLNVLERFKIFLGTSVFIAHNVNFDYGFISHSLNEIGLGILLNRKLCTIDLSRRTIASQKYGLGSLKELLGINNTHHRALNDAIAAAEIFKVCLTRLPFSIQTTEDLISFSKNAPSVKLKPEPVLRALE, encoded by the coding sequence TTGAAACCAAAAAAACAGCGTTTAGAAAATAGCATTGAAATTTTAGCTAGGCAAAATTTAGGCTATCACGAGTTTATTTTAAAATTTAGCGATATTGAGGAAATTTCATCGCTCATCGACGTGCGTGACCTTGATATGTGGCGAACTCTCGGGCTTGATATCACTAGAAATGAAAGCAACGAGATTGAGCTTGGCACGAGATTTAGAGATATTAGCGAGCAGGAATTTTGCGTTGTAGATATCGAAACGACTGGTGGCACTACAAATGGTCAGATAATAGAAATTGGTGCTATAAAAATGAAAAATGGTGCTGAAATAGGGCGCTTTGAAAGCTTTATAGCAGCTCCTGTGGTGCCTGAAAATATCACAGAGCTAACTGGCATAAAGGCTAGCGATCTAGTCGGTGCGCCAAATTTGCTAAATGTGCTTGAGCGGTTTAAGATTTTTCTAGGGACTAGCGTTTTTATCGCACACAACGTAAATTTTGACTACGGATTTATCTCACACAGCCTAAATGAGATCGGCCTTGGCATACTGCTAAATAGAAAACTTTGTACCATCGATCTTAGCCGCCGCACCATCGCCTCGCAAAAATACGGTCTTGGCTCGCTAAAAGAGCTTCTTGGCATAAATAACACTCACCACAGAGCCCTAAATGACGCGATAGCAGCAGCTGAAATTTTCAAAGTCTGCTTAACTCGCCTGCCATTTAGCATACAAACAACAGAGGATCTCATAAGCTTTAGCAAAAATGCCCCAAGCGTAAAGCTAAAACCAGAACCAGTTTTGAGGGCTTTGGAGTAG
- the rpe gene encoding ribulose-phosphate 3-epimerase, whose product MYVAPSILSADFGNLAAEIRAICEAGCDLVHVDVMDGHFVPNLTIGPVVVSAVAKAATKPLDIHLMVENNSFFADLFLPLKPKFLTFHIEEEKHPMRLIDHIRKNGVGPGIVLNPHTPVSAIEHIIDEVDMVLLMSVNPGFGGQKFMPVVLEKTRALRELIERKNAKCLIEVDGGVNGLNAPDLEEAGADVLVAGSYIFSSNSYEQAIRAIKLEF is encoded by the coding sequence ATGTACGTTGCACCTAGTATTTTGTCGGCTGATTTCGGAAATTTGGCAGCTGAGATAAGAGCCATTTGCGAGGCTGGGTGCGATCTGGTACATGTTGATGTTATGGATGGGCATTTTGTGCCAAATTTAACCATCGGACCAGTTGTGGTAAGTGCCGTTGCAAAGGCTGCTACAAAGCCACTTGACATACATCTAATGGTTGAAAATAACTCATTTTTTGCTGACCTTTTCTTGCCACTAAAGCCAAAATTTCTAACCTTTCACATAGAAGAAGAGAAGCACCCCATGAGACTTATCGATCACATCAGAAAAAACGGCGTTGGCCCTGGTATCGTGCTAAATCCGCACACGCCAGTTAGCGCGATCGAGCATATCATCGATGAAGTCGATATGGTACTATTAATGAGCGTAAATCCTGGCTTTGGCGGTCAGAAATTTATGCCAGTCGTGCTTGAGAAAACAAGGGCACTAAGAGAGCTAATAGAGCGCAAAAACGCCAAGTGTCTCATCGAAGTAGATGGCGGTGTAAATGGACTAAATGCGCCTGATCTTGAAGAGGCTGGAGCTGATGTCTTGGTGGCTGGCAGCTATATCTTCTCATCAAATTCATACGAACAAGCCATTCGCGCCATAAAGCTTGAGTTTTGA
- a CDS encoding prephenate dehydrogenase, whose amino-acid sequence MKVTFEGSLAIVRPFGFLEVNITPSSIKKADVEQICARQISAILLSLKNVTFFSPLWLNSTCEHLSGIAKQIGAEFAVCDYDDTFYELVAKTSKNILRFSLFENEKVATLFLNDTLADSSEAIVIYNKNEQYKDYINSLLEQKCYKCKFVKSVEEFNAAKQAYKYTISTLNHIVLGKKEFSTFVRGDVVIYKTVGLIDSSFVQNFDYKFHERLQKIGFKFFVFWSDSVGALNTIGASFLIKLSELSQKSGGILAICGLNEGNISDTLASNLKAAKILLYKKMDDFFKDDSTLYFKKRLIDIEPTKMNKSLVEFLPLVISSVTDVLSPLIESEILCLDAKISNFNVEGENDYLRACVLFYGDIQMRILLGVKKDKLSKICSIFSDNGDLECGCLSGFSQIFSIIASKILDIFIERNLKVKLSNFKFYENEMFFDRASSGIFATLNAKESQTGVIFISK is encoded by the coding sequence ATGAAAGTAACTTTTGAGGGCTCTTTGGCCATTGTTAGGCCATTTGGATTTTTGGAGGTTAATATCACCCCTTCAAGTATCAAAAAGGCCGATGTGGAGCAAATTTGTGCAAGGCAGATAAGTGCTATTTTGCTTTCATTAAAAAATGTCACCTTTTTTAGCCCGCTTTGGCTAAATAGCACGTGCGAGCATCTCTCAGGCATAGCTAAGCAGATAGGCGCTGAGTTTGCAGTTTGCGACTATGACGATACTTTTTACGAGCTTGTGGCAAAGACTTCAAAAAATATTTTGAGATTTTCACTCTTTGAAAATGAAAAAGTTGCGACGCTATTTTTAAACGATACGCTAGCAGATAGTAGCGAAGCCATCGTGATTTATAACAAAAATGAGCAGTATAAAGACTACATCAACTCGCTTTTGGAGCAAAAGTGTTACAAGTGTAAATTTGTAAAAAGCGTGGAAGAATTTAACGCGGCCAAGCAAGCTTACAAATACACCATCAGTACCCTAAATCACATCGTTTTAGGCAAAAAAGAGTTTAGCACCTTTGTAAGAGGCGACGTCGTCATTTACAAGACAGTAGGGCTCATAGATAGCTCTTTTGTGCAGAATTTTGACTATAAATTTCACGAAAGATTACAAAAGATAGGCTTTAAATTCTTTGTTTTTTGGTCTGATTCGGTCGGTGCTTTAAATACCATAGGTGCTAGTTTTTTGATAAAGCTATCTGAGCTGAGCCAAAAAAGTGGCGGTATATTGGCGATTTGCGGCTTAAATGAGGGCAACATCTCAGATACACTTGCCTCAAATTTAAAAGCAGCAAAGATACTTTTATATAAAAAGATGGATGATTTTTTCAAAGATGACTCGACGCTCTATTTTAAAAAGCGCCTTATCGACATTGAGCCTACAAAGATGAATAAAAGCTTAGTTGAGTTTTTGCCACTTGTGATCTCAAGTGTCACAGACGTGCTCTCGCCTTTGATAGAGAGTGAAATTTTATGCCTTGATGCAAAGATTAGCAACTTTAACGTAGAGGGTGAAAATGACTATCTGAGGGCTTGCGTGCTCTTTTATGGCGATATACAGATGAGAATTTTGCTTGGTGTTAAAAAGGACAAGCTTAGCAAAATTTGCTCCATTTTTTCAGATAATGGCGATCTGGAGTGTGGCTGTTTAAGCGGATTTTCTCAAATTTTTAGTATCATTGCAAGCAAAATTTTAGACATTTTCATCGAGAGAAATTTAAAGGTAAAGCTTAGCAACTTTAAATTTTACGAAAATGAGATGTTTTTTGACAGAGCAAGCAGTGGAATTTTTGCCACATTAAATGCAAAAGAGAGCCAAACTGGCGTGATTTTTATAAGCAAATAA
- the rpmB gene encoding 50S ribosomal protein L28, whose amino-acid sequence MSKRCAITGKGPMVGNNVSHANNKTKRRFLPNLRTIRVTLEDGTTRRIKVAASTLRTMKKQSN is encoded by the coding sequence ATGTCAAAAAGATGTGCGATAACTGGCAAAGGACCAATGGTAGGCAACAACGTGAGCCACGCCAACAATAAAACTAAAAGAAGATTTTTACCAAATCTTAGAACTATCCGTGTTACTCTAGAAGATGGCACAACAAGAAGAATAAAAGTTGCTGCTTCTACTCTAAGAACCATGAAAAAACAGTCAAACTAA
- a CDS encoding potassium channel family protein: MSFLSRLLKFLNWSNSAKPEISLDTELYEQLKPFRFPLISVVLLLLFGTLGYIFIDNFSLIDAFYQAGMTFTTVGFTEVASITPKGRIFTITFILVGFIIFTLSIGIVVEVLKRGTLISILKERRMLYKIARLKNHFVICYHNLYTIELSAQFRENHIPFVVVDDREDIAEIAQIYKYPYFIKAQPHTQIAFLKTHLSSAKGLITLSPNIADNIALIASVRLYEKEIDRKKPYHIITNSDSEDDTQRLKKLGADNVVSPSRLVAQRLSAMSVRPDMENLLEQFLYTKSSPIDIEEILVPDYSWIRFKRLKETHLRNITNADVVGIRDINNKFIPMPNGDTLIGTGTKLLVIGTVDGIRLTKRLVKSKHKPEELKYV, from the coding sequence ATGTCTTTTCTCTCAAGACTTTTAAAATTCCTCAACTGGTCAAACTCCGCAAAACCAGAAATAAGCCTAGATACTGAGCTTTACGAACAACTAAAACCTTTTAGATTTCCACTAATTTCAGTCGTACTACTGTTACTTTTTGGAACACTTGGCTATATCTTTATAGATAACTTCTCTCTCATAGATGCCTTTTACCAAGCAGGCATGACCTTCACGACGGTCGGTTTTACCGAAGTTGCGTCTATAACTCCAAAGGGGCGAATTTTTACTATAACATTTATCCTTGTTGGCTTCATCATTTTCACGCTATCAATCGGTATCGTTGTAGAAGTTCTAAAAAGAGGCACATTAATTAGCATTTTAAAGGAAAGGCGCATGCTTTACAAGATCGCAAGACTAAAAAATCACTTCGTTATTTGTTATCACAACCTCTACACGATCGAGCTTAGCGCTCAGTTTCGTGAAAATCACATACCGTTTGTAGTGGTTGACGATAGAGAAGATATCGCAGAAATAGCTCAAATTTACAAGTATCCATACTTCATAAAAGCTCAGCCTCATACTCAAATCGCCTTTTTAAAAACGCATCTATCAAGTGCAAAAGGCTTAATCACTCTTAGCCCAAATATCGCTGATAATATCGCACTTATCGCATCTGTTAGACTTTATGAAAAAGAGATAGACCGCAAAAAACCTTACCACATCATCACAAACTCAGATAGCGAAGATGACACACAAAGGCTAAAAAAACTTGGTGCTGATAACGTCGTAAGCCCATCTCGCCTAGTTGCACAGCGCCTAAGTGCCATGAGCGTAAGACCTGATATGGAAAATTTACTCGAGCAATTTCTATACACAAAAAGCTCGCCTATTGACATAGAAGAAATTCTTGTGCCTGATTACTCTTGGATCAGGTTTAAAAGACTAAAAGAGACACACCTAAGAAATATCACGAATGCTGACGTGGTAGGCATTAGAGACATAAATAACAAATTTATCCCTATGCCAAATGGCGATACTCTAATCGGCACTGGCACAAAGCTTTTAGTCATCGGCACAGTTGATGGCATACGCCTAACCAAACGCCTAGTAAAGAGCAAACACAAGCCAGAAGAACTAAAATACGTTTAG
- a CDS encoding DUF465 domain-containing protein: MLHEYTDLINELKKVDVHFAALCKKHDELNEKIDSKAAQASELDALKKEKLKLKDEIYAQILKYKEQK, encoded by the coding sequence ATGTTACACGAATACACTGATCTCATAAATGAGTTGAAAAAAGTAGATGTTCATTTTGCCGCACTTTGCAAAAAGCATGACGAGCTAAATGAAAAAATAGACAGTAAAGCTGCACAAGCCTCTGAGCTTGATGCCTTGAAAAAAGAAAAATTAAAACTAAAAGACGAAATTTACGCCCAAATTTTAAAATACAAAGAGCAAAAATAA